The window TCCACATGCGAGCGGTCCGAAATGCCCGATCGGAATTGGTTTCCGGCCCGGACCGAGTTTGCGAAGGAGTTAATGGTTGCTACTCACAATAAAAAAATTGGGGTGCCAAGCACCCCAAAGTATACCAAGTCAGAACCGGTTACTTGATTTCCGAGCTCCAGTGGGTCTCGATCTGCTTGACCAGCGGGGCCGGCAGCGCGACGTAGTCGAGCGCCTTCGCCGCGGCCTGGCCGTTCTCCATCGCCCACTTGAAGAACTCGAGCGTCGCCTTGCTGCGTTCCGCATCCTTCGGCTGCTTGTACATGATCACGAACACCGAGGCAGCGATCGGCCACGAGTCGGCGCCCGGTGCGTCGGTGATGACGAGGTAGAAGTCCTTGGCCTTGTTCCACTCCGCGCTCGCCGCTGCCGCCTGGAACGTCTCCAGGCTGGGCTCGACGAATTTCCCGGCGCGATTCTTCAGGCCGACGTAGGACATCTTGTTCTGCAGCGCGTATGCCAGTTCGACGTAGCCGATGGAGTTCTTGAGCTGCTTGACGTATCCGGCGACGCCTTCGTTACCCTTGCCGCCGACACCGACCGGCCACGGCACGGACGTACCTTCGCCGACCTTGGACCCCCACTCGGGACTGACCTTTGCCAGGTAATTCACGAAATTGAACGTCGTGCCGGAGCCGTCGGAACGATGCACGACGTTGATCGTTGCCTCGGGCAACGCTACGCCGCTGTTGAGCGAGGCGATCGCTGCATCGTTCCATTTCGTGATTTTACCGAGAAAGATGTCCGCGAGCACGGGGCCGGTCAACTTGAGCTTGCCCGGTTCGACTCCGGCGATGTTCACCACCGGCACCACCCCGCCGATAACCACCGGGAACTGGGTCAATCCGGCCTGTTGCAAGTCTTCCGTCTTCAGGGGGGCGTCGGACGCGCCGAAGTCGACGGTGCCGGCCTTGATCTGGGCGATGCCGCCACCCGAG is drawn from Azoarcus sp. DN11 and contains these coding sequences:
- the pstS gene encoding phosphate ABC transporter substrate-binding protein PstS → MSFTSRVAKGAAVVFGLGMAYAVSAADITGAGSTFVYPILSKWSSEYNAKTGSKINYQSIGSGGGIAQIKAGTVDFGASDAPLKTEDLQQAGLTQFPVVIGGVVPVVNIAGVEPGKLKLTGPVLADIFLGKITKWNDAAIASLNSGVALPEATINVVHRSDGSGTTFNFVNYLAKVSPEWGSKVGEGTSVPWPVGVGGKGNEGVAGYVKQLKNSIGYVELAYALQNKMSYVGLKNRAGKFVEPSLETFQAAAASAEWNKAKDFYLVITDAPGADSWPIAASVFVIMYKQPKDAERSKATLEFFKWAMENGQAAAKALDYVALPAPLVKQIETHWSSEIK